From Calliphora vicina chromosome 3, idCalVici1.1, whole genome shotgun sequence:
taataataataataataataataataataataataataataataataataataataataataataataataataataataataataataataataataataataataataataataataataataataataataataataataataataataataataataataataataataataataataataataataataataataataataataataataataataataataataataataataataataataataataataataataataataataataataataataataataataataataataataataataataataataataataataataataataataataataataataataataataataataataataataataataataataataataataataataataataataataataataataataataataataataataataataataataataataataataataataataataataataataataataataataataataataataataataataataataataataataataataataataataataataataataataataataataataataataataataataataataataataataataataataataataataataataataataataataataataataataataataataataataataataataataataataataataataataataataataataataataataataataataataataataataataataataataataataataataataataataataataataataataataataataataataataataataataataataataataataataataataataataataataataataataataataataataataataataataataataataataataataataataataataataataataataataataataataataataataataataataataataataataataataataataataataataataataataataataataataataataataataataataataataataataataataataataataataataataataataataataataataataataataataataataataataataataataataataataataataataataataataataataataataataataataataataataataataataataataataataataataataataataataataataataataataataataataataataataataataataataataataataataataataataataataataataataataataataataataataataataataataataataataataataataataataataataataataataataataataataataataataataataataataataataataataataataataataataataataataataataataataataataataataataataataataataataataataataataataataataataataataataataataataataataataataataataataataataataataataataataataataataataataataataataataataataataataataataataataataataataataataataataataataataataataataataataataataataataataataataataataataataataataataataataataataataataataataataataataataataataataataataataataataataataataataataataataataataataataataataataataataataataataataataataataataataataataataataataataataataataataataataataataataataataataataataataataataataataataataataataataataataataataataataataataataataataataataataataataataataataataataataataataataataataataataataataataataataataataataataataataataataataataataataataataataataataataataataataataataataataataataataataataataataataataataataataataataataataataataataataataataataataataataataataataataataataataataataataataataataataataataataataataataataataataataataataataataataataataataataataataataataataataataataataataataataataataataataataataataataataataataataataataataataataataataataataataataataataataataataataataataataataataataataataataataataataataataataataataataataataataataataataataataataataataataataataataataataataataataataataataataataataataataataataataataataataataataataataataataataataataataataataataataataataataataataataataataataataataataataataataataataataataataataataataataataataataataataataataataataataataataataataataataataataataataataataataataataataataataataataataataataataataataataataataataataataataataataataataataataataataataataataataataataataataataataataataataataataataataataataataataataataataataataataataataataataataataataataataataataataataataataataataataataataataataataataataataataataataataataataataataataataataataataataataataataataataataataataataataataataataataataataataataataataataataataataataataataataataataataataataataataataataataataataataataataataataataataataataataataataataataataataataataataataataataataataataataataataataataataataataataataataataataataataataataataataataataataataataataataataataataataataataataataataataataataataataataataataataataataataataataataataataataataataataataataataataataataataataataataataataataataataataataataataataataataataataataataataataataataataataataataataataataataataataataataataataataataataataataataataataataataataataataataataataataataataataataataataataataataataataataataataataataataataataataataataataataataataataataataataataataataataataataataataataataataataataataataataataataataataataataataataataataataataataataataataataataataataataataataataataataataataataataataataataataataataataataataataataataataataataataataataataataataataataataataataataataataataataataataataataataataataataataataataataataataataataataataataataataataataataataataataataataataataataataataataataataataataataataataataataataataataataataataataataataataataataataataataataataataataataataataataataataataataataataataataataataataataataataataataataataataataataataataataataataataataataataataataataataataataataataataataataataataataataataataataataataataataataataataataataataataataataataataataataataataataataataataataataataataataataataataataataataataataataataataataataataataataataataataataataataataataataataataataataataataataataataataataataataataataataataataataataataataataataataataataataataataataataataataataataataataataataataataataataataataataataataataataataataataataataataataataataataataataataataataataataataataataataataataataataataataataataataataataataataataataataataataataataataataataataataataataataataataataataataataataataataataataataataataataataataataataataataataataataataataataataataataataataataataataataataataataataataataataataataataataataataataataataataataataataataataataataataataataataataataataataataataataataataataataataataataataataataataataataataataataataataataataataataataataataataataataataataataataataataataataataataataataataataataataataataataataataataataataataataataataataataataataataataataataataataataataataataataataataataataataataataataataataataataataataataataataataataataataataataataataataataataataataataataataataataataataataataataataataataataataataataataataataataataataataataataataataataataataataataataataataataataataataataataataataataataataataataataataataataataataataataataataataataataataataataataataataataataataataataataataataataataataataataataataataataataataataataataataataataataataataataataataataataataataataataataataataataataataataataataataataataataataataataataataataataataataataataataataataataataataataataataataataataataataataataataataataataataataataataataataataataataataataataataataataataataataataataataataataataataataataataataataataataataataataataataataataataataataataataataataataataataataataataataataataataataataataataataataataataataataataataataataataataataataataataataataataataataataataataataataataataataataataataataataataataataataataataataataataataataataataataataataataataataataataataataataataataataataataataataataataataataataataataataataataataataataataataataataataataataataataataataataataataataataataataataataataataataataataataataataataataataataataataataataataataataataataataataataataataataataataataataataataataataataataataataataataataataataataataataataataataataataataataataataataataataataataataataataataataataataataataataataataataataataataataataataataataataataataataataataataataataataataataataataataataataataataataataataataataataataataataataataataataataataataataataataataataataataataataataataataataataataataataataataataataataataataataataataataataataataataataataataataataataataataataataataataataataataataataataataataataataataataataataataataataataataataataataataataataataataataataataataataataataataataataataataataataataataataataataataataataataataataataataataataataataataataataataataataataataataataataataataataataataataataataataataataataataataataataataataataataataataataataataataataataataataataataataataataataataataataataataataataataataataataataataataataataataataataataataataataataataataataataataataataataataataataataataataataataataataataataataataataataataataataataataataataataataataataataataataataataataataataataataataataataataataataataataataataataataataataataataataataataataataataataataataataataataataataataataataataataataataataataataataataataataataataataataataataataataataataataataataataataataataataataataataataataataataataataataataataataataataataataataataataataataataataataataataataataataataataataataataataataataataataataataataataataataataataataataataataataataataataataataataataataataataataataataataataataataataataataataataataataataataataataataataataataataataataataataataataataataataataataataataataataataataataataataataataataataataataataataataataataataataataataataataataataataataataataataataataataataataataataataataataataataataataataataataataataataataataataataataataataataataataataataataataataataataataataataataataataataataataataataataataataataataataataataataataataataataataataataataataataataataataataataataataataataataataataataataataataataataataataataataataataataataataataataataataataataataataataataataataataataataataataataataataataataataataataataataataataataataataataataataataataataataataataataataataataataata
This genomic window contains:
- the LOC135953088 gene encoding myb-like protein D, producing the protein NNNNNNNNNNNNNNNNNNNNNNNNNNNNNNNNNNNNNNNNNNNNNNNNNNNNNNNNNNNNNNNNNNNNNNNNNNNNNNNNNNNNNNNNNNNNNNNNNNNNNNNNNNNNNNNNNNNNNNNNNNNNNNNNNNNNNNNNNNNNNNNNNNNNNNNNNNNNNNNNNNNNNNNNNNN
- the LOC135955579 gene encoding probable serine/threonine-protein kinase clkA; its protein translation is NNNNNNNNNNNNNNNNNNNNNNNNNNNNNNNNNNNNNNNNNNNNNNNNNNNNNNNNNNNNNNNNNNNNNNNNNNNNNNNNNNNNNNNNNNNNNNNNNNNNNNNNNNNNNNNNNNNNNNNNNNNNNNNNNNNNNNNNNNNNNNNNNNNNNNNNNNNNNNNNNNNNNNNNNNNNNNNNNNNNNNNNNNNNNNNNNNNNNNNNNNNNNNNNNNNNNNNNNNNNNNNNNNNNNNNNNNNNNNNNNNNNNNNNNNNNNNNNNNNNNNNNNNNNNNNNNNNNNNNILQENREEEDLDQDQEELDPLLAKWQTKKDAITYSFLSSVPSIVPTTSCKAVSTDLPLRLHLNIIISHGMMVKIDFWSNAFNSRRRDASVVFSSSSQKRSQDSFIARLVSLLKVLKL